The sequence CGGCAGCCTATTATCTTTCACAAATGGGTGCTAAAATTGTTGGGATTATTGACCGCGATGGCGGCATCATCAACAAAGACGGTTTTTCTTTTGAAGAAATAAAACAACTCTTCCACAAAAAGGATGGCAACACGTTGGTTGCGGATAATATGATTCCTTTTAAAGAAATAAACGATAAAATTTGGAACCTAGAAACGGAGATTTTTGCTCCTTGTGCCGCTTCAAGATTGGTTACGCAAGAGCAGATTTCACAAATGATTGAAACAGGTCTGGAAGTGATTAGCTGCGGCGCTAATGTTCCTTTTGCAGACAAAGAAATTTTCTTTGGACCAATTATGGAATATACCGACGAGCGCGTTAGTTTAATTCCAGATTTTATCAGTAATTGCGGTATGGCACGTGTGTTTGCCTATTTTATGGAACGCAAAGTGCAAATGACAGATGAAGCTATTTTCAACGATACATCCATTACCATCAAAAACGCTATTCAGAATACATTTGATAACAATAGCACCAAAACAAACATCAGCAAAACCGCTTTTGAAATTGCATTGAAACAATTAATATAATTAACTGTAACCAAGTATAGTATGGCTTCAATCATCATTTTAATTTTCGTAATTGGGTATCTTTCCATCACTCTGGAGCATCCATTAAAATTGGATAAAACTGTGCCCGCGCTTATAATGGCATCATTAATATGGGCCGTTTTAGCCATCGGTTTTGTAAACGATTGGTTTGATGTAATTAATAGTGACGAACAGGCTTTTAATTTCCTTTCTGGAGGCGAAACAGCCATGGAAGGTTTTGAAGGAACACTACTTCATCATTTAGGGAAAACTTCCGAAATCCTTATTTTCCTTATTGGAGCAATGACTATTGTTGAAATAATAGATCTTCATCGTGGTTTTGAAGTATTGAAAAGTGCAGTAAAGACAAAAAGTAAACGTAAACTACTTTGGATTATCGGGATAATTGCTTTTTTCCTTTCAGCGATTATTGATAACCTAACTGCAACTATCGTTTTGATAACGTTGTTAAGAAAACTGATACACAGAAGAGAAGATAGAATTTGGTATGCTGCATTGGTAGTTATCGCAGCAAATGCTGGTGGTGCTTGGTCTCCCATTGGAGACGTTACAACAACCATGCTTTGGATAGCCAAGAAGCTAACCGCTGGAGGTCTTATTGAATTTGTAGTTTTACCATCAATAGTGTGTTTTGCAATTCCATTCTTAATTGCAAGTTATTTGCCAGCTTTCCGCGGAAATATTGAAGTGGATGCTAGAGAAGACAAAGACGAAGAAGCATTATTGAGCAGCAAAACCATGCTATTTTTAGGCCTTGGTATGATAATTTCTGTACCCGTATTTAAAACCATAACGCATTTACCGCCATATATGGGAATGATGTTGGCATTAGGTGTGGTCTGGCTTGTTTCAGAATACATTCATCCTGAAGAAGATTTCAGCAAAGAAAGAAGACATTTATATTCTGCACACAAAGCTCTTTCACGTATCGAAATTTCAAGTATTCTTTTCTTCCTTGGAATATTAATGGCAGTAGCTGGGCTAGAAAGTCTTGTTTATGGCGTTGTTAATGGAGAGGAAGTGGGAACACTTCGTTATGTTGCTGAAGTTTTGCAACAAGCTATTCCTAATCAAGATGTTGTTATTATTTTGTTGGGTATTCTATCCGCAATTATTGATAACGTACCGTTGGTAGCAGCTTCCATAGGAATGTATGATATGCCAATAGACTCTGTACTTTGGCACTTTATAGCCTATTCTGCTGGAACGGGTGGTAGTATGCTTATTATTGGCTCTGCCG comes from Aequorivita sublithincola DSM 14238 and encodes:
- the nhaD gene encoding sodium:proton antiporter NhaD codes for the protein MASIIILIFVIGYLSITLEHPLKLDKTVPALIMASLIWAVLAIGFVNDWFDVINSDEQAFNFLSGGETAMEGFEGTLLHHLGKTSEILIFLIGAMTIVEIIDLHRGFEVLKSAVKTKSKRKLLWIIGIIAFFLSAIIDNLTATIVLITLLRKLIHRREDRIWYAALVVIAANAGGAWSPIGDVTTTMLWIAKKLTAGGLIEFVVLPSIVCFAIPFLIASYLPAFRGNIEVDAREDKDEEALLSSKTMLFLGLGMIISVPVFKTITHLPPYMGMMLALGVVWLVSEYIHPEEDFSKERRHLYSAHKALSRIEISSILFFLGILMAVAGLESLVYGVVNGEEVGTLRYVAEVLQQAIPNQDVVIILLGILSAIIDNVPLVAASIGMYDMPIDSVLWHFIAYSAGTGGSMLIIGSAAGVAAMGMERIDFIWYLKKITWLAFIGFIAGAGVFLLFERVLFHHT